TAACTTATAAGTGAGATTGTGAAGTCGAATCAGTATGGACAATGacatatgtatatagtataACTTAGTGAATACGCGTTGtaactgagattttttttatatatttttacacaattcaagtaataaattaatattttctcttctctttctaaaTATAGATTTGATTTGGTCCTCTCAATTAACTCataatttcatattatagttttatacgTTTATTTATCACTATATTGATGATGACATATATCATATAATCTCTCAACTATTAATATcttctatagattttttttcaatttcttctacCGAGAGATTTCATAATTGTTGCCGCCTCTACGCTCTTAGGGCTCTTCCCTGCAAGTCGGCTTCGTAGTGTCGGAACGCAGCGTCAAGAGCCTGGCAGAGAAGACAGGTTTATCATCAATTCATAAAACCAAATTACAATGCAAGTTTTGGCTGGTGAAACCGGACATATACAATGTGACTTGATCAAGAAGCTAACCTGTAGCATGGGACGAACCAGTAAAGAAACCTGATTCCGGAGATCAGATTGCACGGACTCTTTCATCGCCTGAGTCATGAATGGTTAAGTATCACGGGGACAGTACACAGGAATAATAAGCCATATCTAATAAGTAATAAGCTTCAACTACAATCTTGACTCTTGAGCcaagtttaccaaaaaaaattcatgtttgtGTTGCATACTTGCATTGGTATGGAGAAATAAgcaattttataaacaaatcagATCGTTTAAACtcgttgagagagagagagaataataaTAGGAAATACAAAAGTAAAGATCACTGTGTTTGTGTTCCTGCCTTTTTTTCATGTTCTTGTTCCACGACTACTCCATCTCTCACGTACTCAGTGTTGATATAAGTAGTGCAGTGAGAGTTTTCTCCGAAAATCACTTTCCTCACATAATCGTTAACAACATCGTCGAATACGTCTCTGCTGATGCCACCTTGATCTGTCACTCTTGTCGACGttacaagactcacaactatAACCCTTTTACCAGTGAATGTGAAACTATGTGATATTGGTAGATATCGCTAGTGGAGAATGAGTTTATGTGATAGTGACAAAATATGCATGTAATGGTAAATGCACCTTTTGCTTTACATGCCACTTCTTAGATGCTTGTAATGGTAATgagtttctgtttcatttattaattttttttagtgaatTAAGTTAAGTTTTGTTTGAAGTATTTATATAACAATATGTATAAGTATAATACATTCTTTATTGAAGAAAATTAGATAACTAgtgtaaatataaaaatagagtACTTCTTTATTCAAATGGAAAAGCCATAAGGATTAAGGAGAATACTAGCAACAACAACCATGAAGATGACATAAAAAGGTAATTAAGGAGAGTCTAAAGCATACACACATGCTTTTgcactttataaataaaaaacttttaaggGCTATCGATTGGCTTGACGTAAGCACCAATTCGATAAAGAGTATCATATGAAGACATGCCATGGAACCCAACAATCTTGTGACCTTCCATCCCCAACACGAACAATTCGCcctcataatcttcttcttcgtttcccAACACTTGATATGTTATACCCTTGTTTGTCTTGAACTTAAGCATCGTTATGTATTTGAATCCAATCAGTTCAGTCAATTCACCTGAAAAACATAGTGAACCAAAGAGCTCACCTGAAAAAATTATCTCAGGGATTTAGGTAAATGTCACCCTATTCGTCTGAAAGAAAAAGAGTGAAGAAAATGGTTAGTAAACCAGTTGAAATTTCACATGATCTACAACAACAATTCGATGTACTTCAGCCAAACACAATAGAGTATGCTTTCCTACAAAAGCggaacataaaataaaaacacattcAGTTCCAATATGCTAGAGAGGAAGGTGCTGATAACAAccttttcttctatttctacTATAAAGCGGAAAGGACTGTGTCTATTGGAACTgaatgtgtttttattttatgtttgatgCAGAGAGAAGGAACAAAGAATTGCAATACATGAATGCAAATGCAGAGAGAAAGAACTCACAGCAAATGCAGAACATGAATGTAAGTGGGATGGTGAACAATGGACTATGGCAACCACAAACCCGTAGTTATAGTTTCCACAGCTCCTCTGTTACTTACGGTGGTCAGAACGGCAACTACTACACTTCTTCCAAGATCATAAGGACTGGAAGTGATGGGGCAAGTTATTCACttttactagtatatatatttatatgtgtgatggttgtgtgtgtgtgtacgaATGTTACGTTATGCTTACTGCTAAAACTGATCTTACTGTGAAACAGTTAACTCTTGAAGAAATCAGAGAGGCCCACAATGCAACGCGGGAAGATGCACACAGGATCTCGAGAGGCCTTCATAACAAGGTAGTTTCTACATTACATAACCTGAGGataatgattaaattttatcttGTCTTGCTGGATGTAGAGGATCATGCAATATCACGCATTGTTCAAGCCATATCTTCTAACTATGTTAAGTATATATCCTGTAATAATAGCTTACACTTGCTGACCAAGTCTCAgccttgtatatatattgtacattgTCAATCGTAATATATCATCATTCTCCATTACCTTATATGGTATGAGAGCAAATGTtcctaaactaaattttctttttccgcagtcgtcttcttcctctctctcttacGCTTCTCCTTATTCATTTCTCCTTCTTGTTTCGATCATGTCTTCCACAGACACCAATGTCCAAAACCCAGAAGTTGCTGCCACCACTGAAGTTGTGCCTATCACAACCGCATCGCTTCTCAACATCAGCATGTCAAATGTGACCAAACTCACCACCTCCAACTACCTTATGTGGAGACGCCAAGTTCAAGCTCTTCTTGATGGCTATGATCTTGTCCCTTTTCTGGATCCAGCTACTGCCAAACCAGACTCCACCATCGTCACAAATGGTGTAACCACTGCCAATCCTGCCTTCACCATATGGAAGCGTCAGGATAAGCTGATCTACATCGCTCTTCTTGGAGCTATCTCCACCTCTGTTCAACCTCTTCTCTCTCGTGCCTCAACCACTGCTGACATCTGGACCACCCTGACCACCACCTACGCCAACCCTAGCAGAGGCCATATTCGTCAACTCAAACAACAACTTGATGGCTGGAAGAAAGGCTCACGCAACATCGATGAGTACTTCCAAGTTCTTACAGTCAAGTTTGACCAACTTGCACTCCTTGGAAAACCAGAGTCGCATGAAGATCAGATCGACTACATACTTGGTGGTCTTCCTGAAGACTACAAGTCCATTGTTGACCAGACTGAAGCCCGTTACACTCCCCCTACGCTCTCGGAGCTTCACGAAAAGCTTCTCAACCATGAGGCTAAGCTGCTTGCCTCTGCTCCTGCTGCTCCTCCCTCATTTCCGATCTCTGCAAACTTCACCAACCACCGTAGCCGTCCCTCTTCCAAGTTCAACAATCACCGCCCCGTCCAGTCACAATCCACCTGGCACAACTCACCGCAAAATGACAACCGCCGCTCTCATCGTCCATACCTTGCTTGTTATCAGATGTGTGGCACACAAGGTCACTCTGCCAAGCGATGTCCACAGTTCCAGTCTCCCCAATCCCAGCGTCCCTTGCTTCCCACTCCACCATCTGCTTGGATGCCTCGTGCAAACCTTGTTCACACGTCCACCTCTAACCCGTGGATCATGGACTCTGGCTCCACCCACCACATCACATCTGATCTAGCCAACTTGTCCCTCCACCACCCATACAACGGTGGTGACGAGGTCCTCATTGGCGATGGCACCGGTTTACCAATCGTCAATACAGGTTCCGCATCTCTCCCTTCTCCCACACGCTCCCTCTCGCTTACAAATATACTTCATGTTCCTGATATTaagaaaaatcttatatatgtatatcgtTTATGCAACGCCAATAACATTTGTGTTGAATTGTACCTTGCCTTCTTTAAGGTGAGGGATCTCAGCTCGGGGATCCGAATACTCCAAGGAAGGACTAAAAATGAACTCTACGAGTGGCCGATTACAACAGCAGGTGCAGCGTCGTACTTTGCCACTCCGACAGTCCGGTCGTCCGTCTCCGATTGGCACTCAAGACTTGGGCACCCTTCTCTACCTATTcttaaaaatgttatttctaaattttctttacCGCTTTCAGATTCTCTTTCAAAACCTTTGTCTTGCGTTGATTGCTTTTCAAATAAAAGTCATAAACTAGCTTTCTCCAAAACGTCCATCTCCTCCACTCGCCCTTCGCAATACCTCTTTACCGACCTCTGGACCTCACCCATTACCTCTGTCGACTCCTTCAAACACTACCTCATAATAGTGGACCACTTCACTCGTTATACTTGGTTCTATCCCCTCAAACTAAAATCCCATGTCAAAGAAACCTTCATCAAATTCAAAGCACTTACTGAAAACCGGTTCCAAACCAAAATTGGAACCCTCTTTTTTGATAATGGCGGCGAATTTATCGCTCTTCGTGATTTCCTGTCCACTGCCGGAATCACTCACCTAACCAGTCCCCCTCATACTCCTGAACACAACGGTCTCGCCGAGAGACAACACTGCCACATTGTCGAAACGGGTCTATGTCTTTTTCACAAAGCCAATATCCCAAACACTTACTGGTCTTATGCCTTTGCAACAACTGTCTACCTTATCCCACTCCCTATCTTTCACTCTCCTCTCCTTTTCACCGCCTATTTGGTACAATCCCAAACTATTCCaaacttaaaatttttggtTGCCTTTGTTTTCCCTGGCTCAGACCCTATCGCTCTCATAAACTTGAACCATGATCCACACCCTGTGTCTTCCTCAGCTACTCCTTAACCCAAAGTGTCTTCTTATGTCTTGAACCAACCACCAATCGACTATACGTTTCTTGCCATGTTCAATTCATAGAAAATCAATTCCCATTCCATGCCCTCTCCGCGGTGCCCATCGTCTCTGAACCAGTCGCTGCTTGGACTCCCCCTGTCTCGGCCGTACCGCTCACTACTGCGCCTCTCGTCGATGCCATTATGCCTTCTCCGGTCAAACTTGAGCTCAGATCCCTCATCTGCACCGGCGAACTCTGCTGGCGCTCCGTCTCCTGTCTCGTCCCCATCACCAGCTGTCCTAACTCCGGCTGCAACACCATCGTCCTCCGATGTCTCGCCAACGTCTTCATCGACAAATCAAGATATCTCACCACAAAGAAGTGTCACAGATGAGCTCTCCTCCTCCAGCTCCCAAAGCCCATCTACTTCCTCACATTCGTCAGGCCCATTACTTCCAAGCCCACCACCACACCCAAGTCCATCAACTTCATCCACTCCGACCTCTCGCTCCGTGGAACCATATGTGTCTCCCGATCCAGCGCCTCTTCCACCGCCGCAACCCGTTAATCATCACCCTATGACCACACGCGCAAAGACAGACATCATCAAACCCAATTCCAAGTATGCTCTTGCCATTTCTAAAGTCGATGTTGAACCACGCACTATACTTTAGGCATTGGCAGATGCCAAATGGCGAGCTGCAGCATCCGATGAGTTTAATGCTCAACTACGCTACCGTACATGGTCCCTAGTCCCTCCGGCTCCAGGTCAGAATCTCATTGACACCAAATGGTTGTTTCGACTCAAGTATTCACCTGATGGGTCTGTTCATCGCCACAAAGTCCGGATCGTTGCCAAAGGATACAACCAATGTCCGGGAATCGATTACACTGAGACATTCAGCCCTGTCATCAAGGCAACTACCCTCTGCATTGTTCTTCAGACCGCTGTGCACTATGATTGGCCGATCAAGCAGCTTGATGTTAACAATGCCTTTCTAAAAGGAACCTTAACAGAGGAGGTCTATGTTCGCCAACCAGAAGGATTCGTTGATCCCAACCGACCGAATCATGTTTGTCGCTTTCACAAGGCCCTCTATGGTCTGAAACAGGCACCCCGGGCCTGGTACCAGGAACTGAAAATTTTTCTGTTGAGTGCAGGTTTCAAGAACTCATTGGCTGATGCATCACTATTCATTCTTCGACGTGGAGCTGGGCTGGTCTATTTACTGGTCTACGTCGATGGCATCATCTTcaccagcaacaacaacactctACTGCACCAAACACTTCAGTCACTCGCAAACCGTTTTAGCATCAAAGATCCGGAAGACATTCACTATTTCCTTTGACTTGAGGCTACTCAGACGTCGCAAGGCGTGTATCTCACTCAACGTCGCTACATACTCGATCTGCTCATGCGACACAACATGCTTTATGCCAAACCTGTTGC
The sequence above is a segment of the Camelina sativa cultivar DH55 chromosome 10, Cs, whole genome shotgun sequence genome. Coding sequences within it:
- the LOC104720180 gene encoding uncharacterized protein LOC104720180 — translated: MFDAERRNKELQYMNANAERKNSQQMQNMNVSGMVNNGLWQPQTRSYSFHSSSVTYGGQNGNYYTSSKIIRTGSDGLTLEEIREAHNATREDAHRISRGLHNKGHTVARKLDGRVDTTQTLHNLNEDELADFEQSWNGNARRQMQLPGRSGSFGSGLVNREQPVLLLSTDPSPSHARAEPSRRTKAAMNVRGHGGN